In Pirellula sp. SH-Sr6A, the DNA window CATATTGGGACATCACGCGCAGATCTTTCTCCGATGCACCTGCCGCGATCCCCCCCAATTCGACCGATCCTCGAATCATCGCGCCTGTCTTGCGGGCATGGATCGATTGCAGCAACCTGCCGTCCCCTCCATGTTTCTCGGCCCATAAATCGTCGACTTGCCCCGCAACCATCCCCTCCGGTCCCGCCGCCTTGGCCAAGACCAGCAGGCTTTGCACTTGCTGACTAGGAGACATCTCCGATTCCATCAATGTCTGAAAAGCGAGTGCCTGCAGACCGTCCCCGGCCAGGATGGCCGTCGCCTCATCGAACTGGATGTGGCATGTCGGCCGTCCACGACGCAAATCGTCATCGTCCATCGCAGGCAAATCGTCATGGATGAGCGAGTAACAGTGGATCATTTCCAAAGCGATCGCAGAAGGAATCGCAGACGCGGCCGTACCACCGAGCGTTTCGCAGGCGAGCAAACAAAGGACCGGACGCAGTCTTTTTCCAGGTCCTAACAAGGAATACCGCATGGAATCCCGCAATCGATCGGGGCAATCCTCCGACAATCCTGCGATGCGTGTCTCCAAAGCCTGATCGATAAGCCCCGCGAGATGCTTCCAGCGTTCCTGAAGAGGGTCGATTGCGGTAGCCGTGGCGATGATAGTACCCTGGTGATTTTCGATGAGAAACGTCGCTGAATAGAAAAAAGTCCCCCTGGAAAGAGCCTTCCAACCCACCCCTGGCGGGCGAGCCAGTGCGATCCAAGAGTTCAT includes these proteins:
- a CDS encoding polyprenyl synthetase family protein — protein: MNSWIALARPPGVGWKALSRGTFFYSATFLIENHQGTIIATATAIDPLQERWKHLAGLIDQALETRIAGLSEDCPDRLRDSMRYSLLGPGKRLRPVLCLLACETLGGTAASAIPSAIALEMIHCYSLIHDDLPAMDDDDLRRGRPTCHIQFDEATAILAGDGLQALAFQTLMESEMSPSQQVQSLLVLAKAAGPEGMVAGQVDDLWAEKHGGDGRLLQSIHARKTGAMIRGSVELGGIAAGASEKDLRVMSQYGDAIGIAFQIADDLLDVESTAENTGKRTGKDQERGKLTYPSIYGVEDSRAKARELVLKAVRLVEPYGAAAVPLQQLAKYIIDRSH